The following are encoded together in the Bombus affinis isolate iyBomAffi1 chromosome 6, iyBomAffi1.2, whole genome shotgun sequence genome:
- the LOC126917704 gene encoding forkhead box protein N3-like isoform X1 has translation MPPDRPDASGVETGIGLSSTKVFNFGETVYTMKEKENASAFVETNSTDELSMSDKSIEKNSQSDDDLTSLSWLHQQNLLKGLDISNPTKDMKNENILNNNVCDDMADFSENTNSVSSLDEGYCPADNNSKINNTTSHGNSQNYQHSNKNSQKSMQIFQESVKNHYSTSQNNQTKISLNNNNLPVSNRNKHPTHIPYDPHLHRNSKPPYSFSCLIFMAIEDSPVKALPVKEVYAWILDHFPYFRNAPTGWKNSVRHNLSLNKCFRKVEKAPNLGKGSLWMVDAQYRPNLIQALSRAPFPPPTAQTLSSPEKPQKKNTSTRLPDPILFPYLSKRLASSNITDNTDTEVDSDVDAAAAAMLSFKHGPIILNHNKDRKRKVPESEVLVPVITRSSSEDHTYSCITSVKQESKYPRKETNPDFDEQRKIAEGADALLNLAGVTTPLNHNRTHHVQGINSTPKSDGTSKLKKRSASNDYSNTPEKRRKHWPKWSEGKRYLKQII, from the exons ATGCCACCAGATAGACCAGATGCATCAGGTGTGGAAACTGGCATAGGACTAAGTAGCACAAAAGTTTTTAATTTTGGAGAAACAGTATAcacaatgaaagaaaaagaaaatgcaaGTGCTTTCGTTGAAACAAACTCAACTGATGAACTTTCCATGTCTGATAAGTCCATTGAGAAAAATAGTCAGTCGGATGATGATCTGACTTCCTTAAGCTGGCTTCATCAGCAGAATCTGTTGAAGGGTTTGGATATTTCAAACCCCACTAAAGACATGAAGAATGAGAATATTTTGAATAACAATGTTTGTGATGATATGGCAGACTTTTCTGAAAATACCAATTCTGTATCCAGTTTGGATGAAGGCTATTGTCCAG CAGATAATAATAGCAAGATAAATAATACGACGTCGCATGGTAATAGTCAAAACTATCAACACTCGAATAAAAATAGTCAAAAATCAATGCAAATCTTTCAGGAGTCGGTAAAAAATCATTATAGTACCTCGCAAAACAATCAGACGAAGATATCATTGAACAACAATAATCTGCCAGTTTCAAATCGCAACAAACACCCAACTCATATACCATATGATCCTCACTTACATAGAAACAGTAAACCACCATATTCATTTTCTTGTTTAATTTTCATGGCTATTGAAGATAGTCCTGTTAAAGCTCTACCGGTCAAGGAAGTATATGCTTGGATTTTGGATCACTTTCCATATTTTAGGAATGCTCCAACTGGATGGAAAAATTCTGTTAGACATAATCTAAGCCTAAATAAGTGCTTTCGTAAAGTAGAGAAAGCACCA AATTTGGGCAAAGGTTCGCTATGGATGGTAGACGCCCAGTATCGTCCAAACCTGATACAAGCATTATCTCGCGCTCCCTTTCCTCCTCCGACCGCTCAAACTTTGTCTTCCCCTGAAAAACCACAAAAAAAGAATACTAGTACACGTCTACCTGATCCTATCCTCTTCCCATATCTTTCCAAAAGACTGGCATCGAGCAACATTACCGACAACACAGACACTGAAGTAGATAGCGATGTAGACGCAGCTGCAGCTGCTATGCTTTCTTTTAAACACGGACCTATTATTTTAAATCATAATAAAG ATCGTAAGCGGAAAGTACCGGAATCCGAGGTTCTGGTTCCTGTAATTACCAGGAGCTCCAGCGAAGATCATACTTACAGTTGTATTACCTCAGTCAAGCAAGAAAG TAAATATCCAAGAAAGGAAACAAATCCCGATTTCGATGAGCAACGGAAGATAGCGGAAGGCGCGGACGCGCTTTTAAATTTAGCAGGTGTTACCACACCACTCAATCACAATAGGACACATCACGTACAAGGTATTAACTCGACGCCAAAGTCCGATGGTACGTCAAAGCTGAAAAAACGTTCAGCTTCGAATGATTATTCGAACACACCTGAAAAAAGACGTAAGCATTGGCCAAAGTGGAGTGAAGGGAAGCGGTATTTAAAGCAAATTATATAA
- the LOC126917704 gene encoding forkhead box protein N3-like isoform X2, whose translation MPPDRPDASGVETGIGLSSTKVFNFGETVYTMKEKENASAFVETNSTDELSMSDKSIEKNSQSDDDLTSLSWLHQQNLLKGLDISNPTKDMKNENILNNNVCDDMADFSENTNSVSSLDEGYCPDNNSKINNTTSHGNSQNYQHSNKNSQKSMQIFQESVKNHYSTSQNNQTKISLNNNNLPVSNRNKHPTHIPYDPHLHRNSKPPYSFSCLIFMAIEDSPVKALPVKEVYAWILDHFPYFRNAPTGWKNSVRHNLSLNKCFRKVEKAPNLGKGSLWMVDAQYRPNLIQALSRAPFPPPTAQTLSSPEKPQKKNTSTRLPDPILFPYLSKRLASSNITDNTDTEVDSDVDAAAAAMLSFKHGPIILNHNKDRKRKVPESEVLVPVITRSSSEDHTYSCITSVKQESKYPRKETNPDFDEQRKIAEGADALLNLAGVTTPLNHNRTHHVQGINSTPKSDGTSKLKKRSASNDYSNTPEKRRKHWPKWSEGKRYLKQII comes from the exons ATGCCACCAGATAGACCAGATGCATCAGGTGTGGAAACTGGCATAGGACTAAGTAGCACAAAAGTTTTTAATTTTGGAGAAACAGTATAcacaatgaaagaaaaagaaaatgcaaGTGCTTTCGTTGAAACAAACTCAACTGATGAACTTTCCATGTCTGATAAGTCCATTGAGAAAAATAGTCAGTCGGATGATGATCTGACTTCCTTAAGCTGGCTTCATCAGCAGAATCTGTTGAAGGGTTTGGATATTTCAAACCCCACTAAAGACATGAAGAATGAGAATATTTTGAATAACAATGTTTGTGATGATATGGCAGACTTTTCTGAAAATACCAATTCTGTATCCAGTTTGGATGAAGGCTATTGTCCAG ATAATAATAGCAAGATAAATAATACGACGTCGCATGGTAATAGTCAAAACTATCAACACTCGAATAAAAATAGTCAAAAATCAATGCAAATCTTTCAGGAGTCGGTAAAAAATCATTATAGTACCTCGCAAAACAATCAGACGAAGATATCATTGAACAACAATAATCTGCCAGTTTCAAATCGCAACAAACACCCAACTCATATACCATATGATCCTCACTTACATAGAAACAGTAAACCACCATATTCATTTTCTTGTTTAATTTTCATGGCTATTGAAGATAGTCCTGTTAAAGCTCTACCGGTCAAGGAAGTATATGCTTGGATTTTGGATCACTTTCCATATTTTAGGAATGCTCCAACTGGATGGAAAAATTCTGTTAGACATAATCTAAGCCTAAATAAGTGCTTTCGTAAAGTAGAGAAAGCACCA AATTTGGGCAAAGGTTCGCTATGGATGGTAGACGCCCAGTATCGTCCAAACCTGATACAAGCATTATCTCGCGCTCCCTTTCCTCCTCCGACCGCTCAAACTTTGTCTTCCCCTGAAAAACCACAAAAAAAGAATACTAGTACACGTCTACCTGATCCTATCCTCTTCCCATATCTTTCCAAAAGACTGGCATCGAGCAACATTACCGACAACACAGACACTGAAGTAGATAGCGATGTAGACGCAGCTGCAGCTGCTATGCTTTCTTTTAAACACGGACCTATTATTTTAAATCATAATAAAG ATCGTAAGCGGAAAGTACCGGAATCCGAGGTTCTGGTTCCTGTAATTACCAGGAGCTCCAGCGAAGATCATACTTACAGTTGTATTACCTCAGTCAAGCAAGAAAG TAAATATCCAAGAAAGGAAACAAATCCCGATTTCGATGAGCAACGGAAGATAGCGGAAGGCGCGGACGCGCTTTTAAATTTAGCAGGTGTTACCACACCACTCAATCACAATAGGACACATCACGTACAAGGTATTAACTCGACGCCAAAGTCCGATGGTACGTCAAAGCTGAAAAAACGTTCAGCTTCGAATGATTATTCGAACACACCTGAAAAAAGACGTAAGCATTGGCCAAAGTGGAGTGAAGGGAAGCGGTATTTAAAGCAAATTATATAA